Sequence from the Bacteroidota bacterium genome:
AAACACAGGGGTTCACAGCTGCAGTTTTAATCCGAAACCTGAACCCGGTTATCACTGGATGGGCTAATTACCACAGGTACGTCTGCTCGAAGAAAACTTTCTATCTATTAGACAGGTATTGTGGAGGAACATCTGGAACTGGGCTCGACGAAGACACAATAAACTTGGATACCGGAAAATCGTTTCCCTAATTTCTATGAGCATTGGAAATCGAAAATGGCAGTTCTTCGGCAAGTTCGATGATGGAAAGACTATCTTGCTCCGCATGTTTGGCCTCTTCCAAATTAAACGTCACCGGCTTATTAATGGGAACGCTAATCCGTTCGATACTTCCTGGGATTACTATTTCGCCAACAGGCTAAGACATAAATAGGCTAACTGAATATTTTGTATATTGTCGGGTGGTTTAATCCGCCTTTGGAGAGCCTGAGCCGTATGAGTCGAAAGGTTCAAGTACGGTTCTT
This genomic interval carries:
- a CDS encoding group II intron maturase-specific domain-containing protein; translated protein: TQGFTAAVLIRNLNPVITGWANYHRYVCSKKTFYLLDRYCGGTSGTGLDEDTINLDTGKSFP